The Vicia villosa cultivar HV-30 ecotype Madison, WI linkage group LG1, Vvil1.0, whole genome shotgun sequence genome includes a region encoding these proteins:
- the LOC131633472 gene encoding uncharacterized protein LOC131633472, with protein sequence MPRPGPRPYECVRRAWHSERHQPIRGSIIQQIFRVVTEAHTSVTKKNKEWQEKLPVVVLKAEEIMYSKANSEAEYLNPDTLWDRLNDAVNTIIRRDETTETGDLLPPCVEAALNLGCKPVRTSRSDRHNNPRTYLGPRPQQPQQPTSGSPKPVVGNPLNYGKVTTSALAQNPVADSNQQGNRNNNLSGSGNYPYSFPSGHHQPLTMEAKPSLNMGSVYPLYYGSEVREPQVRRTACDNTSSDTIFVGRPVIAPVPEPSGIGLLENSSYGRFQHVANRMVQEPALVTQESQGRECDLSLRLGQCLQTSSSGKSSSVFEIDGVGLGLSHDGNKYNHQSLQRNREVFLYPRGPPGYGTIDSNSRGNVEGEDQNLEAMFRKRKAPLANNEEDGQFCRHLGVPSNRFTGRPGS encoded by the exons ATGCCGCGGCCAGGGCCAAGGCCATACGAGTGTGTGAGAAGAGCTTGGCACAGCGAGCGTCACCAACCCATTAGAGGTTCTATCATTCAACAGATTTTCAG GGTTGTCACTGAAGCTCACACTTCTGTTACTAAGAAAAACAAGGAATGGCAAGAGAAACTTCCTGTTGTTGTTCTCAAAGCTGAAGAAATCATGTACTCTAAAGCTAATTCCGAG GCTGAGTATTTGAACCCTGATACACTATGGGACCGTCTTAATGATGCTGTTAACACTATTATACGGAGAGATGAGACTACTGAAACTGGAGACCTTTTGCCCCCATGTGTTGAAG CTGCACTTAATCTGGGTTGCAAACCTGTTAGAACTTCGAGAAGTGATCGGCATAATAACCCTAGGACATACCTTGGTCCAAGACCTCAACAGCCTCAACAGCCTACTTCAGGGTCCCCTAAACCTGTTGTTGGAAATCCGTTAAACTATGGAAAAGTGACAACTTCTGCGCTTGCGCAGAATCCTGTAGCGGATTCGAACCAGCAAGGCAATCGTAATAATAATCTGAGTGGTTCTGGTAATTATCCTTACAGTTTCCCATCTGGTCATCACCAGCCATTGACAATGGAAGCTAAGCCCTCGTTGAACATGGGTTCGGTTTACCCTTTGTACTATGGTAGTGAAGTCAGAGAGCCTCAAGTAAGGAGAACAGCATGTGATAATACCTCTTCCGACACGATCTTTGTTGGCAGACCGGTCATTGCTCCGGTACCCGAGCCTTCTGGAAttggtcttttggaaaattcctCCTATGGTAGATTTCAACATGTTGCTAACAGGATGGTACAAGAACCGGCTTTAGTCACTCAGGAGTCACAGGGCAGGGAATGTGATTTGTCTTTGAGGTTGGGTCAGTGTCTTCAAACTTCTTCGAGCGGCAAAAGTAGTTCAGTATTTGAAATAGATGGTGTTGGCTTAGGTCTTTCTCATGATGGAAACAAGTACAATCATCAGTCATTGCAGAGAAATAGAGAAGTATTTCTTTATCCTAGAGGACCACCCGGTTATGGTACAATTGACTCCAATTCTAGAGGCAATGTAGAGGGTGAAGATCAGAACTTAGAGGCAATGTTTCGGAAGCGCAAAGCACCGTTAGCTAACAATGAGGAGGATGGGCAATTTTGCCGGCATTTAGGTGTCCCATCCAATCGTTTTACTGGTAGGCCAGGTTCGTAG